Proteins found in one Oreochromis niloticus isolate F11D_XX linkage group LG22, O_niloticus_UMD_NMBU, whole genome shotgun sequence genomic segment:
- the tekt2 gene encoding tektin-2: MMSSLNAKPGLHRSVSEWTSNNQQLSVTAQHERHISNVIRQEGRTLRNETNFKTHWDETDTCRRLSDRVWDVARWKEVLETCAQKVDEEMETLTLSKEQTEQALAATAVPLEVTTECLTLREGRKGHELVTDPVDEQLKKEVELIERVQQVLQQHTSRAFEQLCILQEVRHQLTADLQNKMDALDIDMSCLSLTIKSPHISLKTNPTRIPSGSSTPQEWVQFSQHNVARAHEAMQVSQQIREDMNLTRAQLQNELETQRRATDFALRKRNHHEEQARHELEWQIKTTEGEIAEMESDIHGLDADLQAKTANLKLAHTRLETRTNRPNMDLCRDEVQHGLVNEVQQLEATIAALKQKLSEAQHSLQKMKLHHSRMLQDLSRKQEALSLEQRSMNTRARLTSTSSTDNKNAALVVPLANSSGRSNLKLLAQ, translated from the exons atgATGTCTTCACTAAATGCAAAGCCTGGCCTGCACCGCAGTGTGTCAGAGTGGACCAGCAACAATCAGCAGCTGTCTGTCACAGCTCAACACGAACGACATATTTCGAATGTCATCAGACAGGAAGGGAGGACACTACGCAACGAGACTAACTTTAAG ACACACTGGGATGAGACCGATACGTGTCGTAGGCTGAGTGACCGTGTTTGGGATGTTGCTCGGTGGAAGGAAGTGTTGGAAACTTGTGCTCAGAAAGTGGATGAAGAGATGGAGACTCTGACACTG TCCAAAGAGCAAACCGAGCAAGCTTTGGCTGCCACTGCTGTTCCTCTGGAGGTCACCACTGAATGCCTGACACTGAGGGAGGGACGGAAAGGACACGAGCTGGTCACGGACCCCGTGGACGAACAGCTGAAGAAAGAGGTGGAGCTGATTGAAAGAGTGCAGCAAGTTCTGCAGCAGCACACTAGCAGGGCCTTTGAGCAGCTATG CATTCTGCAGGAGGTGCGGCACCAGCTGACTGCTGATCTCCAGAACAAGATGGATGCCCTGGATATTGACATGTCCTGTCTGTCACTTACGATAAAATCGCCCCACATCTCCCTAAAGACCAACCCGACACGCATACCATCAGG TTCCTCCACCCCCCAGGAGTGGGTCCAGTTCAGCCAGCATAATGTGGCTCGTGCCCATGAGGCGATGCAGGTTTCCCAGCAAATAAGGGAGGATATGAACCTCACCCGAGCACAG CTGCAGAATGAGTTGGAGACTCAACGCAGAGCTACAGATTTTGCTCTCCGCAAACGTAATCACCACGAAGAGCAAGCCCGACATGAGCTGGAGTGgcaaataaaaact ACTGAGGGGGAAATAGCGGAAATGGAAAGTGACATCCACGGGCTGGATGCAGATCTGCAGGCAAAGACAGCCAACCTGAAGCTGGCTCACACCAGACTGGAGACCAGGACCAACAGGCCTAACATGGACCTGTGCAGAGATGAG GTGCAGCACGGCCTCGTTAATGAAGTCCAGCAACTGGAGGCCACGATCGCGGCTCTGAAGCAGAAGCTCTCTGAAGCTCA GCACTCTCTGCAGAAAATGAAGCTGCATCACTCCCGCATGCTGCAGGATCTTTCCAGAAAACAGGAAGCTCTGTCTCTGGAACAACGAAGCATGAACACCCGCGCTCGCCTCACATCAACCTCCAGCACCGACAATAAAAACGCGGCGCTCGTGGTCCCGCTGGCAAACTCCAGTGGGAGGAGCAACCTGAAGCTGCTGGCTCAGTGA
- the LOC100709165 gene encoding free fatty acid receptor 3 yields MQLAVKDCIALLIYILTFLLGLPANLLVFFVYMRKARKHGATPNVVYALNLCLANLGLLVWLPVKTLETLLQDWRLPAPVCLVYNFFLFSSLYGSCLFITAVTAGRYFSIAFPITYKRWRCARNSCIISGVLWLLVVLHLSPGVVVGEGGFFVSTGNNSSVCYEDFSASQLAVLLPLRLEMAIALFLLPLIVSTFCTMRCVTLVWRSKLSPMGKKRVLAVALSTLAVFVVCYAPYNASHVVGFVMGENVKWRTYAMLTSTCNVFLDPVVMLMLSPVMSRGILGRICGRQSQFSHRGGSRYQCKAIS; encoded by the coding sequence ATGCAGCTGGCTGTCAAGGACTGCATTGCTCTCCTCATCTACATCTTGACCTTTCTGCTCGGCCTTCCCGCCAACCTGCTCGTCTTCTTTGTGTACATGCGCAAGGCTCGTAAACATGGTGCCACACCCAACGTGGTCTACGCCCTCAACTTGTGTCTGGCCAACTTGGGGCTGTTAGTCTGGCTGCCTGTCAAGACTCTGGAGACTTTGCTTCAGGACTGGAGGCTGCCTGCTCCTGTGTGTCTTGTCTacaacttcttcctcttctcgtCCCTGTATGGCAGCTGTCTGttcatcactgctgtaacaGCGGGCCGTTACTTCAGCATAGCATTCCCGATTACCTACAAGAGATGGCGCTGTGCTCGTAACTCCTGCATCATCAGCGGTGTCTTGTGGCTGTTGGTGGTGCTACACCTCAGCCCTGGCGTGGTGGTCGGAgaagggggtttttttgtttccacagGTAATAACTCCTCAGTTTGCTATGAAGATTTTAGTGCGTCTCAGCTGGCCGTGCTGCTGCCACTCCGCCTGGAGATGGCCATCGCCCTGTTTCTTTTGCCTCTGATTGTGTCAACTTTTTGCACGATGCGCTGCGTCACGCTGGTGTGGCGCTCAAAATTGTCCCCCATGGGAAAAAAGAGAGTGCTGGCTGTTGCGCTGTCCACGCttgctgtgtttgtggtttGCTACGCACCCTACAACGCGTCACACGTCGTGGGGTTTGTGATGGGGGAGAACGTGAAGTGGAGGACGTACGCTATGCTGACGAGCACCTGTAACGTATTCCTGGACCCTGTGGTCATGCTGATGCTATCTCCAGTCATGTCAAGAGGCATCTTGGGAAGAATCTGTGGACGGCAAAGCCAGTTCAGCCACAGGGGGGGTTCTCGGTACCAGTGTAAAGCCATCAGTTAA
- the ago3b gene encoding protein argonaute-3 isoform X1 — protein MEIGTTGAVGAQALFTLPRRPGYGTLGKSIKLLANCFQVEIPKIDVYLYEVDIKPDKCPRRVNREVVDSMVQHFKVTIFGDRLPVYDGKKSLYTVSPLPVATGGVDLDVTLPGEGGKDRPFKVTIKFVSLVSWHMLHEVLTGRGAPGPLDLDKPLSTNPVHAVDVVLRHLPSMKYTPVGRSFFSSPKDYDHPLGGGREVWFGFHQSVRPAMWKMMLNIDVSATAFYKAQPVIQFMCEVLDIHNIDEQPRPLTDSHRVKFTKEIKGLKVEVTHCGTMRRKYRVCNVTRRPASLQTFPLQLENGQTVERTVAQYFREKYNLQLKYPHLPCLQVGQEQKHTYLPLEVCNIVAGQRCIKKLTDNQTSTMIKATARSAPDRQEEISRLVRSANYDADPFVQEFQFRVRDEMAQVTGRVLPAPMLQYGGRVSSEPFMNRTVATPSHGVWDMRGKQFHTGVEIKMWAIACFATQRQCREEILKSFTDQLRKISKDAGMPIQGQPCFCKYAQGADSVEPMFRHLKNTYAGLQLIIVILPGKTPVYAEVKRVGDTLLGMATQCVQVKNVVKTSPQTLSNLCLKINVKLGGINNILVPHQRPSVFQQPIIFLGADVTHPPAGDGKKPSIAAVVGSMDAHPCRYCATVRVQRPRQEVIQDLASMVRELLIQFYKSTRYKPTRIIFYRDGVSEGQFRQVLYYELLAIREACISLEKEYQPGITYIVVQKRHHTRLFCADRTERVGRSGNIPAGTTVDTDITHPYEFDFYLCSHAGIQGTSRPSHYHVLWDDNCFTADDFQLLTYQLCHTYVRCTRSVSIPAPAYYAHLVAFRARYHLVDKEHDSAEGSHVSGQSNGRDPQALAKAVQIHHDTLRTMYFA, from the exons GAGCCGTTGGAGCCCAAGCGCTGTTCACATTGCCACGGCGACCGGGCTATGGCACCCTTGGAAAATCCATCAAGCTTCTGGCCAACTGTTTTCAGGTGGAAATCCCCAAGATTGACGTCTACCTGTATGAGGTGGACATTAAGCCTGATAAATGTCCGCGGCGGGTCAACAG GGAGGTAGTGGACTCCATGGTGCAGCATTTTAAGGTGACCATCTTTGGTGACCGGCTGCCAGTTTATGATGGGAAGAAGAGCCTCTACACTGTGAGCCCACTTCCTGTCGCCACTGGTGGG GTTGATCTGGATGTCACCCTGCCAGGTGAAGGTGGGAAGGACCGAccttttaaagtcacaattaaATTTGTGTCATTAGTCAGCTGGCACATGCTACATGAAGTCTTGACAGGACGTGGAGCACCAGGGCCACTGGACCTGGATAAACCTCTGAGCACTAACCCTGTTCATGCTGTGGATGTTGTCCTTCGGCATCTGCCCTCCATGAA GTACACCCCTGTTGGAAGATCCTTCTTCTCCTCCCCAAAGGACTATGACCATCCACTAGGTGGAGGAAGAGAAGTTTGGTTCGGCTTCCATCAGTCAGTACGGCCAGCCATGTGGAAGATGATGCTAAATATTGATG TGTCAGCCACAGCTTTCTACAAAGCCCAGCCAGTCATTCAGTTCATGTGTGAGGTTCTGGACATTCACAACATTGACGAGCAGCCACGCCCCCTCACAGACTCCCACAGGGTCAAGTTCACCAAAGAGATCAAAG GTCTTAAAGTGGAAgtgacacactgtggaaccatGCGTAGGAAGTACAGAGTCTGCAATGTAACACGGCGCCCTGCCAGCCTCCAGAC ATTTCCATTGCAGCTTGAGAACGGTCAAACAGTTGAGCGCACAGTGGCTCAGTACTTCAGAGAGAAGTACAATCTGCAGCTGAAATATCCCCACCTGCCTTGTCTGCAGGTGGGACAGGAACAGAAACACACCTACTTGCCTCTAGAG GTGTGCAACATTGTAGCAGGACAGCGCTGTATTAAAAAGCTAACGGACAACCAAACATCAACCATGATCAAAGCCACAGCCCGCTCTGCACCAGACAGACAAGAGGAGATTAGCAGGCTG GTGCGGAGTGCAAACTATGATGCGGACCCATTTGTCCAGGAATTTCAGTTCCGTGTGCGGGATGAGATGGCTCAGGTGACGGGTCGCGTCCTGCCAGCCCCCATGCTGCAGTATGGTGGCAGGGTGAGCTCTGAACCCTTTATG AACCGCACGGTGGCCACACCCAGTCACGGGGTTTGGGACAtgagagggaagcagtttcacACTGGAGTGGAGATCAAGATGTGGGCCATCGCCTGCTTTGCCACCCAGAGGCAGTGCAGAGAAGAGATCCTCAA GAGCTTCACTGACCAGCTGCGGAAAATCTCAAAGGATGCTGGGATGCCTATCCAAGGCCAGCCATGTTTCTGTAAATATGCCCAGGGAGCTGACAGCGTGGAGCCCATGTTCAGACACCTGAAGAACACCTACGCTGGACTACAGCTCATCATCGTGATCCTACCTGGCAAAACACCAGTCTATG CTGAGGTGAAGCGGGTGGGTGACACCCTCCTCGGCATGGCCACCCAATGCGTGCAGGTGAAGAACGTAGTAAAAACGTCCCCTCAGACCCTCTCTAACCTCTGCCTCAAGATCAATGTCAAACTGGGAGGCATCAACAACATTCTGGTTCCACATCAGCG ACCCTCTGTGTTTCAGCAACCTATCATCTTCCTTGGGGCTGATGTCACTCATCCTCCTGcaggagatggaaagaagccatctattgCAGCG GTGGTAGGCAGTATGGATGCCCACCCCTGCAGGTACTGTGCTACAGTGCGGGTCCAGAGGCCTAGACAGGAGGTCATCCAGGATTTGGCCTCTATGGTGCGAGAGCTCTTGATCCAGTTCTACAAGTCGACCCGCTACAAGCCAACAAGGATCATTTTCTACAGGGATGGAGTGTCAGAGGGCCAGTTCAGAcag GTGCTGTACTATGAGCTGCTGGCCATCAGGGAGGCATGCATCAGTCTTGAGAAGGAATACCAGCCCGGGATAACTTACATCGTCGTGCAGAAACGCCATCACACGCGCCTGTTCTGCGCAGATCGCACTGAGCGG GTGGGACGAAGTGGAAACATTCCTGCCGGCACCACAGTGGACACAGACATCACCCACCCATACGAGTTTGACTTTTACCTCTGCAGTCACGCTGGAATCCAG GGTACCAGTCGTCCTTCTCACTACCATGTACTGTGGGATGACAACTGTTTCACCGCTGATGATTTCCAGCTCCTCACCTACCAGTTGTGCCACACCTACGTCCGCTGCACACGCTCTGTGTCCATCCCAGCACCTGCCTACTATGCTCACCTTGTAGCCTTCCGCGCTCGCTACCACCTGGTCGACAAAGAGCACGACAG tgCGGAGGGCAGCCATGTCTCAGGGCAGAGTAACGGCAGGGACCCCCAGGCTCTGGCCAAGGCTGTTCAGATCCACCACGACACACTGAGGACCATGTACTTCGCCTAA
- the LOC100708895 gene encoding free fatty acid receptor 3-like has protein sequence MAYTLLLSVYIITFLMGVPANILAFGTFCRKVYRKPTPIDILLLNLTISDLILLALLPFKMKEAFDDMEWLLPYSLCPLTGFLFYVTIYNSTLLLTAVSVERYLGVAHPIRHSLNRRPRYALLACVMFWLLTSLNLIVVYIMPYLQWRDTNGSTPATPPPNCYLNFSDKELAILLPFRLELFLVLFCIPFIICCFCYVNLILILSRLPNISRRRRLRCIGLALGTLIVFCVCFGPYNISHVVGFVNKENQEWRTVALLSSTLNACLDPFIFYLSSSAVRSMLKHCFRNITAKLHILRCEGTHHRPQQKPETEKYKKAEPS, from the coding sequence ATGGCATACACTCTGCTGCTTTCTGTCTACATTATCACCTTCCTCATGGGAGTTCCCGCCAACATCCTGGCATTTGGTACCTTCTGCCGCAAGGTGTATCGCAAGCCAACCCCGATAGACATCCTCCTCCTCAACCTGACCATCTCAGACCTGATTTTACTGGCTTTGCTGCCTTTTAAAATGAAGGAGGCCTTTGATGACATGGAGTGGTTGCTGCCCTACTCCCTCTGTCCCTTAACTGGTTTTCTCTTCTATGTTACCATCTACAACAGCACCCTGCTGCTCACCGCCGTGAGTGTGGAGCGTTACCTAGGGGTCGCCCACCCCATCAGGCATTCCCTCAATCGGCGGCCTCGTTATGCTTTGTTGGCCTGCGTCATGTTCTGGTTGCTAACGTCTCTGAACCTCATCGTCGTCTACATCATGCCTTACCTCCAGTGGAGAGACACCAATGGCAGCACTCCCGCCACACCTCCACCTAACTGCTACCTAAATTTCTCCGATAAAGAGCTTGCAATCCTGCTGCCGTTCCGCCTCGAGCTCTTCCTCGTCCTCTTCTGCATCCCCTTCATCATCTGCTGCTTCTGCTATGTCAACCTAATCCTTATCCTGTCCCGTCTCCCAAATATCAGCAGGCGGCGGAGGCTGCGATGCATTGGTCTGGCTCTTGGCACACTGATCGTATTCTGCGTCTGTTTTGGTCCTTACAACATCTCCCATGTGGTGGGCTTTGTCAATAAGGAGAATCAGGAGTGGAGGACTGTGGCGTTGCTTTCCAGCACCTTAAATGCCTGCCTGGATCCATTTATCTTCTACTTGTCCTCGTCAGCTGTTAGAAGCATGTTAAAGCACTGCTTCAGGAACATCACAGCAAAGCTGCACATCCTGCGGTGTGAAGGTACTCATCACCGTCCTCAACAGAAACCAGAAACCGAAAAATACAAGAAAGCAGAACCTTCTTGA
- the ago3b gene encoding protein argonaute-3 isoform X2 gives MEIGTTGAVGAQALFTLPRRPGYGTLGKSIKLLANCFQVEIPKIDVYLYEVDIKPDKCPRRVNREVVDSMVQHFKVTIFGDRLPVYDGKKSLYTVSPLPVATGGVDLDVTLPGEGGKDRPFKVTIKFVSLVSWHMLHEVLTGRGAPGPLDLDKPLSTNPVHAVDVVLRHLPSMKYTPVGRSFFSSPKDYDHPLGGGREVWFGFHQSVRPAMWKMMLNIDVSATAFYKAQPVIQFMCEVLDIHNIDEQPRPLTDSHRVKFTKEIKGLKVEVTHCGTMRRKYRVCNVTRRPASLQTFPLQLENGQTVERTVAQYFREKYNLQLKYPHLPCLQVGQEQKHTYLPLEVCNIVAGQRCIKKLTDNQTSTMIKATARSAPDRQEEISRLVRSANYDADPFVQEFQFRVRDEMAQVTGRVLPAPMLQYGGRNRTVATPSHGVWDMRGKQFHTGVEIKMWAIACFATQRQCREEILKSFTDQLRKISKDAGMPIQGQPCFCKYAQGADSVEPMFRHLKNTYAGLQLIIVILPGKTPVYAEVKRVGDTLLGMATQCVQVKNVVKTSPQTLSNLCLKINVKLGGINNILVPHQRPSVFQQPIIFLGADVTHPPAGDGKKPSIAAVVGSMDAHPCRYCATVRVQRPRQEVIQDLASMVRELLIQFYKSTRYKPTRIIFYRDGVSEGQFRQVLYYELLAIREACISLEKEYQPGITYIVVQKRHHTRLFCADRTERVGRSGNIPAGTTVDTDITHPYEFDFYLCSHAGIQGTSRPSHYHVLWDDNCFTADDFQLLTYQLCHTYVRCTRSVSIPAPAYYAHLVAFRARYHLVDKEHDSAEGSHVSGQSNGRDPQALAKAVQIHHDTLRTMYFA, from the exons GAGCCGTTGGAGCCCAAGCGCTGTTCACATTGCCACGGCGACCGGGCTATGGCACCCTTGGAAAATCCATCAAGCTTCTGGCCAACTGTTTTCAGGTGGAAATCCCCAAGATTGACGTCTACCTGTATGAGGTGGACATTAAGCCTGATAAATGTCCGCGGCGGGTCAACAG GGAGGTAGTGGACTCCATGGTGCAGCATTTTAAGGTGACCATCTTTGGTGACCGGCTGCCAGTTTATGATGGGAAGAAGAGCCTCTACACTGTGAGCCCACTTCCTGTCGCCACTGGTGGG GTTGATCTGGATGTCACCCTGCCAGGTGAAGGTGGGAAGGACCGAccttttaaagtcacaattaaATTTGTGTCATTAGTCAGCTGGCACATGCTACATGAAGTCTTGACAGGACGTGGAGCACCAGGGCCACTGGACCTGGATAAACCTCTGAGCACTAACCCTGTTCATGCTGTGGATGTTGTCCTTCGGCATCTGCCCTCCATGAA GTACACCCCTGTTGGAAGATCCTTCTTCTCCTCCCCAAAGGACTATGACCATCCACTAGGTGGAGGAAGAGAAGTTTGGTTCGGCTTCCATCAGTCAGTACGGCCAGCCATGTGGAAGATGATGCTAAATATTGATG TGTCAGCCACAGCTTTCTACAAAGCCCAGCCAGTCATTCAGTTCATGTGTGAGGTTCTGGACATTCACAACATTGACGAGCAGCCACGCCCCCTCACAGACTCCCACAGGGTCAAGTTCACCAAAGAGATCAAAG GTCTTAAAGTGGAAgtgacacactgtggaaccatGCGTAGGAAGTACAGAGTCTGCAATGTAACACGGCGCCCTGCCAGCCTCCAGAC ATTTCCATTGCAGCTTGAGAACGGTCAAACAGTTGAGCGCACAGTGGCTCAGTACTTCAGAGAGAAGTACAATCTGCAGCTGAAATATCCCCACCTGCCTTGTCTGCAGGTGGGACAGGAACAGAAACACACCTACTTGCCTCTAGAG GTGTGCAACATTGTAGCAGGACAGCGCTGTATTAAAAAGCTAACGGACAACCAAACATCAACCATGATCAAAGCCACAGCCCGCTCTGCACCAGACAGACAAGAGGAGATTAGCAGGCTG GTGCGGAGTGCAAACTATGATGCGGACCCATTTGTCCAGGAATTTCAGTTCCGTGTGCGGGATGAGATGGCTCAGGTGACGGGTCGCGTCCTGCCAGCCCCCATGCTGCAGTATGGTGGCAGG AACCGCACGGTGGCCACACCCAGTCACGGGGTTTGGGACAtgagagggaagcagtttcacACTGGAGTGGAGATCAAGATGTGGGCCATCGCCTGCTTTGCCACCCAGAGGCAGTGCAGAGAAGAGATCCTCAA GAGCTTCACTGACCAGCTGCGGAAAATCTCAAAGGATGCTGGGATGCCTATCCAAGGCCAGCCATGTTTCTGTAAATATGCCCAGGGAGCTGACAGCGTGGAGCCCATGTTCAGACACCTGAAGAACACCTACGCTGGACTACAGCTCATCATCGTGATCCTACCTGGCAAAACACCAGTCTATG CTGAGGTGAAGCGGGTGGGTGACACCCTCCTCGGCATGGCCACCCAATGCGTGCAGGTGAAGAACGTAGTAAAAACGTCCCCTCAGACCCTCTCTAACCTCTGCCTCAAGATCAATGTCAAACTGGGAGGCATCAACAACATTCTGGTTCCACATCAGCG ACCCTCTGTGTTTCAGCAACCTATCATCTTCCTTGGGGCTGATGTCACTCATCCTCCTGcaggagatggaaagaagccatctattgCAGCG GTGGTAGGCAGTATGGATGCCCACCCCTGCAGGTACTGTGCTACAGTGCGGGTCCAGAGGCCTAGACAGGAGGTCATCCAGGATTTGGCCTCTATGGTGCGAGAGCTCTTGATCCAGTTCTACAAGTCGACCCGCTACAAGCCAACAAGGATCATTTTCTACAGGGATGGAGTGTCAGAGGGCCAGTTCAGAcag GTGCTGTACTATGAGCTGCTGGCCATCAGGGAGGCATGCATCAGTCTTGAGAAGGAATACCAGCCCGGGATAACTTACATCGTCGTGCAGAAACGCCATCACACGCGCCTGTTCTGCGCAGATCGCACTGAGCGG GTGGGACGAAGTGGAAACATTCCTGCCGGCACCACAGTGGACACAGACATCACCCACCCATACGAGTTTGACTTTTACCTCTGCAGTCACGCTGGAATCCAG GGTACCAGTCGTCCTTCTCACTACCATGTACTGTGGGATGACAACTGTTTCACCGCTGATGATTTCCAGCTCCTCACCTACCAGTTGTGCCACACCTACGTCCGCTGCACACGCTCTGTGTCCATCCCAGCACCTGCCTACTATGCTCACCTTGTAGCCTTCCGCGCTCGCTACCACCTGGTCGACAAAGAGCACGACAG tgCGGAGGGCAGCCATGTCTCAGGGCAGAGTAACGGCAGGGACCCCCAGGCTCTGGCCAAGGCTGTTCAGATCCACCACGACACACTGAGGACCATGTACTTCGCCTAA